From Mytilus trossulus isolate FHL-02 unplaced genomic scaffold, PNRI_Mtr1.1.1.hap1 h1tg000103l__unscaffolded, whole genome shotgun sequence, one genomic window encodes:
- the LOC134699963 gene encoding NPC intracellular cholesterol transporter 1-like isoform X2 yields the protein MGADLILYLLIVIFCGNLVVAKDGQCSMYGDCGPAEAGSSKHLNCKYNGPAKPLTDPDGLKILETYCPELVTGNNTLTCCDTTQLRTLQANLGVPQQMLLRCPSCFRNFLNLYCYTTCSPNQNNYVTIDYVKPDIPTGNKEAAVATHYYISENFANGMFNSCKDVQMPSANQKALNILCGHTAAECTPQKWLDFMGDTSNGQTPFRITFIIGNTATPPPGTNVTLHPMDTMTSKCSERAFNKSACSCQDCAASCAPIPSPPPTEIESTILGLDTWYFVMGLLYIVFLIVFFTSYLVSYFLCEPQQERNSFTTVYQNGIHGNGTTNMNGSHSEKNHHQTKYNSEAIVQLSDISFMEKLGAAMERMLQRTFTRWGACCARHPVLVIVLGVIIAGALSAGIALFKVTTNPVELWSSSNSRARQEKDYFDSHFGPFYRIEQLVITRPNNHTKYRHPLPPPAPSSAYIDYSNLFDKEFLHMLLDMQLEIEALTATYNNKTVKLEDICFKPLAPDNNNCATQSVLEYWQKNHTTLDKVIMDEWGSTVMADFIDHFEYCVSAPASTQDRTGLNISCLAVDSAPTFPWVVMGGYDSTNYKNSTAFVITILVNNHLKDEDNEKAKAWEKVLISYLQSKQDHPNMTISFSTERSIEDELNRESQSDVLTILISYLIMFGYITLTLGQYGSCDNPARLLIDSKITLGLSGVTIVLLSVAASLGTYSYFGIPATLIIIEVVPFLVLAVGVDNIFILVQTYQRDTRLRDESLEEQIGRIVGRVGPSMLLSSSAESIAFFLGALTDMPAVRVFSLYAALAVLFDFLLQITVFIGLMTLDARRQEDSRFDVICCTKLSSSKLEKQEGWLFYLNKNFYAPFVLHIFVRPFIVVVFTLYFFGSVAVLHKIGVGLDQKLSMPDDSYVLNYFGNLSEYLHVGPPVYYVVREGHNYTSLAGENALCGGNGCPQESLVGQIYTASKQANYTYIAQPTSSWIDDFFDWLSPGGNPPCCRLFNNGSFCTATEPVNSSLSSVCPVKTLPNGRPSEEDFTKYLPMFLKDNPGVKCSKGGHAAYGSGVNLIRNKSNVGATYFMTYHTILKTSADYIKALKEARAIGDNITKTMQLTQSNSSVYPYSVFYVYYEQYLTVVDDTILNLGLCLVAIFVVTFILLGFDFISALLVVLTVLMIVIDICGMMYLWDIDLNAITLVNLVMAVGIAVEFCAHIVRAFAISLKPNRIKRAEEALANMGSSVFSGITLTKLGGIIVLAFAKSQLFQVFYFRMYLGMVVFGASHGLIFLPVLLSYVGPPLNKAKLYEEQQKNKSQFIDSSGKEYDEPAIHSSQQHLVSDNPPDYRTVTGNNTRNNGHNPYENGGYKHTEVDNHMIPSTRL from the exons gaAATAATACGTTAACATGTTGTGATACTACCCAACTCCGTACACTACAGGCTAATTTAGGAGTACCTCAGCAGATGTTACTAAGATGTCCGTCTTGTttccgtaactttctaaatCTCTACTGTTATACAACATGCAGTCCAAACCAAAATAACTATGTTACTATTGATTATGTAAAGCCTGATATACCGACTGGTAATAAAGAAGCCGCAGTGGCTACCCATTATTATATCTCAGAAAATTTTGCCAACGGTATGTTTAATTCTTGTAAAGATGTTCAAATGCCAAGTGCCAATCAAAAAgcattgaatattttatgtGGACATACTGCAGCCGAGTGCACCCCTCAGAAATGGCTGGATTTCATGGGGGATACATCAAATGGACAGACACCATTCAGAATCACCTTTATTATCGGAAACACCGCCACACCCCCTCCAGGGACGAACGTAACCTTACATCCAATGGATACCATGACATCTAAATGTAGTGAAAGAGCTTTCAACAAATCAGCATGTAGCTGTCAAGATTGCGCAGCATCATGTGCACCGATTCCATCCCCGCCACCGACAGAAATTGAATCAACTATATTGGGTTTGGATACTTGGTATTTTGTAATGGGATTATTATATATAGTATTTCTAATAGTTTTTTTCACGTCTTACCTTGTTAGCTACTTTCTTTGTGAACCACAACAGGAACGAAACTCCTTTACAACAGTTTATCAAAATGGTATCCATGGTAATGGTACAACAAACATGAATGGTTCTCactcagaaaaaaatcatcaccaaacaaaatataattctgAGGCCATTGTTCAACTGTCAGATATAAGTTTTATGGAAAAGCTTGGAGCAGCAATGGAGCGAATGTTACAAAGGACATTTACTAGATGGGGTGCCTGTTGTGCTAGACATCCAGTTCTAGTAATAGTGCTTGGAGTTATCATTGCTGGAGCCCTGTCTGCTGGAATTGCTTTGTTCAAGGTTACAACCAATCCAGTAGAACTTTGGTCATCCAGTAATAGTAGAGCCAGACAGGAGAAAGATTACTTTGATTCACATTTTgg accATTTTACAGAATAGAACAGTTAGTAATTACCAGACCAAACAACCATACAAAATACAGACATCCTCTACCTCCGCCTGCTCCATCATCAGCTTACATAGACTACAGTAATCTCTTTGATAAAGAATTCTTACATATg CTTCTAGATATGCAGCTTGAGATTGAGGCTTTGACAGCAACCTATAACAATAAGACAGTCAAATTAGAAGACATCTGCTTTAAACCATTAGCTCCTGACAATAATAACTGTGCAACACAGAGTGTGTTAGAATACTGGCAGAAGAACCATACCACCCTTGACAAAGTTATCATGGATGAGTGGGGATCTACCGTAATGGCAGATTTTATTgaccattttgaatattgtgtGAG TGCTCCAGCTTCAACACAAGACAGGACAGGATTGAATATATCGTGCCTGGCAGTAGACTCAGCGCCCACTTTCCCATGGGTAGTAATGGGAGGATACGATA gtACAAATTATAAGAATTCAACAGCATTTGTCATAACTATATTGGTGAATAACCACTTAAAAGATGAAGACAATGAAAAAGCTAAAGCTTGGGAAAAGGTGTTGATATCCTACCTACAAAGTAAACAAGATCATCCCAATATGACTATTTCATTCAGTACAGAG aGATCTATAGAGGATGAGTTAAACAGAGAAAGTCAGTCTGATGTCTTGACCATTCTGATCAGCTACCTGATTATGTTTGGATATATAACTCTCACCCTCGGGCAGTATGGGTCATGTGACAATCCTGCAAGATTAttg ATTGATTCCAAGATAACATTAGGACTATCAGGAGTAACAATTGTACTATTATCAGTAGCTGCCTCCCTCGGGACCTATAGCTACTTTGGAATACCAGCAACACTTATCATCATAGAAGTTGTACCATTCTTAGTCCTGGCTGTCGGTGTGGACAACATCTTTATTTTAGTTCAAACTTATCAG AGAGATACAAGATTGAGAGATGAGAGTTTAGAAGAACAGATCGGTAGAATAGTTGGGAGAGTTGGACCAAGCATGTTGTTAAGTAGCTCAGCTGAATCCATTGCTTTCTTCTTAG GTGCCCTAACAGACATGCCAGCAGTTAGAGTTTTCTCCCTTTATGCTGCCCTGGCGGTTTTATTTGACTTCCTGTTACAGATAACAGTATTTATTGGACTTATGACACTGGATGCCAGACGACAGGAG GATTCCAGATTTGATGTAATTTGCTGCACTAAACTTTCCAGTAGTAAACTAGAGAAACAAGAAGGATggctattttatttgaacaaGAATTTTTATGCTCCCTTTGTTTTGCATATATTTGTTCGACCATTTATT GTTGTAGTTTTCACCCTGTACTTTTTTGGCAGTGTTGCTGTTCTACATAAAATTGGTGTTGGTCTTGACCAGAAACTCTCTATGCCTGAT GATTCCTATGTACTTAACTACTTTGGTAATTTATCTGAGTACCTCCATGTTGGTCCACCTGTATACTATGTTGTTAGAGAAGGACACAACTATACATCTTTAGCTGGTGAGAATGCTCTGTGTGGAGGGAATGGTTGTCCTCAGGAATCTCTGGTCGGTCAGATCTACACTGCCAGTAAACAGGCTAACTA tacaTATATAGCTCAGCCAACATCCTCTTGGATAGATGACTTCTTTGATTGGTTGTCACCTGGAGGGAATCCACCCTGTTGTAGATTGTTTAATAATGGAAGTTTCTGTACTGCCACTGAACCAg TTAATTCAAGTTTGAGTTCAGTATGTCCTGTGAAAACTTTACCTAATGGAAGACCTTCAGAGGAGGATTTCACCAAATATTTACCAATGTTCTTAAAAGATAATCCAGGAGTTAAATGCTCTAAAGG AGGGCATGCAGCTTATGGTAGTGGTGTTAACCTGATCAGAAATAAGTCAAATGTTGGAG CAACCTACTTTATGACCTATCATACGATACTGAAGACCAGCGCTGATTACATCAAAGCTTTGAAGGAAGCCAGGGCCATAGGAGATAACATCACAAAAACAATGCAGTTAACACAATCCAACAGTAGTGTTTACCCGTATAG tgtTTTCTATGTATACTATGAACAGTACCTGACGGTAGTTGATGACACAATACTAAATCTAGGACTATGTCTGGTGGCCATCTTTGTTGTCACTTTCATTCTTCTgggatttgattttatttctgCATTGTTAGTAGTCCTGACTGTTCTCATGATTGTGATAGATATATGTGGAATGATGTATCTATGGGATATTGACCTCAATGCTATAACACTTGTCAATCTTGTTATG GCTGTTGGTATAGCTGTAGAGTTTTGTGCTCACATTGTAAGAGCTTTTGCTATCAGTCTGAAACCAAACAGAATAAAACGAGCTGAAGAGGCTCTGGCTAATATGGGGAGTTCG GTATTTAGTGGAATAACATTAACTAAATTAGGAGGAATTATAGTGTTAGCATTTGCCAAGTCCCAGTTATTCCAAGTATTTTACTTCAGAATGTATTTAGGAATGGTAGTATTTGGTGCTTCACATGGTCTTATTTTCTTACCAGTGTTACTTAGTTATGTAG GTCCACCATTAAACAAAGCCAAACTATATGAGGAACAACAAAAGAATAAATCACAATTCATAGATTCCAGTGGCAAAGAATACGACGAACCAGCAATTCACTCGTCACAACAACATTTAGTGTCAGACAATCCCCCTGACTACCGGACAGTGACAGGAAATAACACTAGAAACAATGGACATAATCCATATGAAAATGGTGGATATAAACATACAGAAGTTGATAATCATATGATTCCCTCTACCAGATTATAA
- the LOC134699963 gene encoding NPC intracellular cholesterol transporter 1-like isoform X1 — translation MNNIEKKRLLLVCAVLFTLVVMVVAKDGQCSMYGDCGPAEAGSSKHLNCKYNGPAKPLTDPDGLKILETYCPELVTGNNTLTCCDTTQLRTLQANLGVPQQMLLRCPSCFRNFLNLYCYTTCSPNQNNYVTIDYVKPDIPTGNKEAAVATHYYISENFANGMFNSCKDVQMPSANQKALNILCGHTAAECTPQKWLDFMGDTSNGQTPFRITFIIGNTATPPPGTNVTLHPMDTMTSKCSERAFNKSACSCQDCAASCAPIPSPPPTEIESTILGLDTWYFVMGLLYIVFLIVFFTSYLVSYFLCEPQQERNSFTTVYQNGIHGNGTTNMNGSHSEKNHHQTKYNSEAIVQLSDISFMEKLGAAMERMLQRTFTRWGACCARHPVLVIVLGVIIAGALSAGIALFKVTTNPVELWSSSNSRARQEKDYFDSHFGPFYRIEQLVITRPNNHTKYRHPLPPPAPSSAYIDYSNLFDKEFLHMLLDMQLEIEALTATYNNKTVKLEDICFKPLAPDNNNCATQSVLEYWQKNHTTLDKVIMDEWGSTVMADFIDHFEYCVSAPASTQDRTGLNISCLAVDSAPTFPWVVMGGYDSTNYKNSTAFVITILVNNHLKDEDNEKAKAWEKVLISYLQSKQDHPNMTISFSTERSIEDELNRESQSDVLTILISYLIMFGYITLTLGQYGSCDNPARLLIDSKITLGLSGVTIVLLSVAASLGTYSYFGIPATLIIIEVVPFLVLAVGVDNIFILVQTYQRDTRLRDESLEEQIGRIVGRVGPSMLLSSSAESIAFFLGALTDMPAVRVFSLYAALAVLFDFLLQITVFIGLMTLDARRQEDSRFDVICCTKLSSSKLEKQEGWLFYLNKNFYAPFVLHIFVRPFIVVVFTLYFFGSVAVLHKIGVGLDQKLSMPDDSYVLNYFGNLSEYLHVGPPVYYVVREGHNYTSLAGENALCGGNGCPQESLVGQIYTASKQANYTYIAQPTSSWIDDFFDWLSPGGNPPCCRLFNNGSFCTATEPVNSSLSSVCPVKTLPNGRPSEEDFTKYLPMFLKDNPGVKCSKGGHAAYGSGVNLIRNKSNVGATYFMTYHTILKTSADYIKALKEARAIGDNITKTMQLTQSNSSVYPYSVFYVYYEQYLTVVDDTILNLGLCLVAIFVVTFILLGFDFISALLVVLTVLMIVIDICGMMYLWDIDLNAITLVNLVMAVGIAVEFCAHIVRAFAISLKPNRIKRAEEALANMGSSVFSGITLTKLGGIIVLAFAKSQLFQVFYFRMYLGMVVFGASHGLIFLPVLLSYVGPPLNKAKLYEEQQKNKSQFIDSSGKEYDEPAIHSSQQHLVSDNPPDYRTVTGNNTRNNGHNPYENGGYKHTEVDNHMIPSTRL, via the exons gaAATAATACGTTAACATGTTGTGATACTACCCAACTCCGTACACTACAGGCTAATTTAGGAGTACCTCAGCAGATGTTACTAAGATGTCCGTCTTGTttccgtaactttctaaatCTCTACTGTTATACAACATGCAGTCCAAACCAAAATAACTATGTTACTATTGATTATGTAAAGCCTGATATACCGACTGGTAATAAAGAAGCCGCAGTGGCTACCCATTATTATATCTCAGAAAATTTTGCCAACGGTATGTTTAATTCTTGTAAAGATGTTCAAATGCCAAGTGCCAATCAAAAAgcattgaatattttatgtGGACATACTGCAGCCGAGTGCACCCCTCAGAAATGGCTGGATTTCATGGGGGATACATCAAATGGACAGACACCATTCAGAATCACCTTTATTATCGGAAACACCGCCACACCCCCTCCAGGGACGAACGTAACCTTACATCCAATGGATACCATGACATCTAAATGTAGTGAAAGAGCTTTCAACAAATCAGCATGTAGCTGTCAAGATTGCGCAGCATCATGTGCACCGATTCCATCCCCGCCACCGACAGAAATTGAATCAACTATATTGGGTTTGGATACTTGGTATTTTGTAATGGGATTATTATATATAGTATTTCTAATAGTTTTTTTCACGTCTTACCTTGTTAGCTACTTTCTTTGTGAACCACAACAGGAACGAAACTCCTTTACAACAGTTTATCAAAATGGTATCCATGGTAATGGTACAACAAACATGAATGGTTCTCactcagaaaaaaatcatcaccaaacaaaatataattctgAGGCCATTGTTCAACTGTCAGATATAAGTTTTATGGAAAAGCTTGGAGCAGCAATGGAGCGAATGTTACAAAGGACATTTACTAGATGGGGTGCCTGTTGTGCTAGACATCCAGTTCTAGTAATAGTGCTTGGAGTTATCATTGCTGGAGCCCTGTCTGCTGGAATTGCTTTGTTCAAGGTTACAACCAATCCAGTAGAACTTTGGTCATCCAGTAATAGTAGAGCCAGACAGGAGAAAGATTACTTTGATTCACATTTTgg accATTTTACAGAATAGAACAGTTAGTAATTACCAGACCAAACAACCATACAAAATACAGACATCCTCTACCTCCGCCTGCTCCATCATCAGCTTACATAGACTACAGTAATCTCTTTGATAAAGAATTCTTACATATg CTTCTAGATATGCAGCTTGAGATTGAGGCTTTGACAGCAACCTATAACAATAAGACAGTCAAATTAGAAGACATCTGCTTTAAACCATTAGCTCCTGACAATAATAACTGTGCAACACAGAGTGTGTTAGAATACTGGCAGAAGAACCATACCACCCTTGACAAAGTTATCATGGATGAGTGGGGATCTACCGTAATGGCAGATTTTATTgaccattttgaatattgtgtGAG TGCTCCAGCTTCAACACAAGACAGGACAGGATTGAATATATCGTGCCTGGCAGTAGACTCAGCGCCCACTTTCCCATGGGTAGTAATGGGAGGATACGATA gtACAAATTATAAGAATTCAACAGCATTTGTCATAACTATATTGGTGAATAACCACTTAAAAGATGAAGACAATGAAAAAGCTAAAGCTTGGGAAAAGGTGTTGATATCCTACCTACAAAGTAAACAAGATCATCCCAATATGACTATTTCATTCAGTACAGAG aGATCTATAGAGGATGAGTTAAACAGAGAAAGTCAGTCTGATGTCTTGACCATTCTGATCAGCTACCTGATTATGTTTGGATATATAACTCTCACCCTCGGGCAGTATGGGTCATGTGACAATCCTGCAAGATTAttg ATTGATTCCAAGATAACATTAGGACTATCAGGAGTAACAATTGTACTATTATCAGTAGCTGCCTCCCTCGGGACCTATAGCTACTTTGGAATACCAGCAACACTTATCATCATAGAAGTTGTACCATTCTTAGTCCTGGCTGTCGGTGTGGACAACATCTTTATTTTAGTTCAAACTTATCAG AGAGATACAAGATTGAGAGATGAGAGTTTAGAAGAACAGATCGGTAGAATAGTTGGGAGAGTTGGACCAAGCATGTTGTTAAGTAGCTCAGCTGAATCCATTGCTTTCTTCTTAG GTGCCCTAACAGACATGCCAGCAGTTAGAGTTTTCTCCCTTTATGCTGCCCTGGCGGTTTTATTTGACTTCCTGTTACAGATAACAGTATTTATTGGACTTATGACACTGGATGCCAGACGACAGGAG GATTCCAGATTTGATGTAATTTGCTGCACTAAACTTTCCAGTAGTAAACTAGAGAAACAAGAAGGATggctattttatttgaacaaGAATTTTTATGCTCCCTTTGTTTTGCATATATTTGTTCGACCATTTATT GTTGTAGTTTTCACCCTGTACTTTTTTGGCAGTGTTGCTGTTCTACATAAAATTGGTGTTGGTCTTGACCAGAAACTCTCTATGCCTGAT GATTCCTATGTACTTAACTACTTTGGTAATTTATCTGAGTACCTCCATGTTGGTCCACCTGTATACTATGTTGTTAGAGAAGGACACAACTATACATCTTTAGCTGGTGAGAATGCTCTGTGTGGAGGGAATGGTTGTCCTCAGGAATCTCTGGTCGGTCAGATCTACACTGCCAGTAAACAGGCTAACTA tacaTATATAGCTCAGCCAACATCCTCTTGGATAGATGACTTCTTTGATTGGTTGTCACCTGGAGGGAATCCACCCTGTTGTAGATTGTTTAATAATGGAAGTTTCTGTACTGCCACTGAACCAg TTAATTCAAGTTTGAGTTCAGTATGTCCTGTGAAAACTTTACCTAATGGAAGACCTTCAGAGGAGGATTTCACCAAATATTTACCAATGTTCTTAAAAGATAATCCAGGAGTTAAATGCTCTAAAGG AGGGCATGCAGCTTATGGTAGTGGTGTTAACCTGATCAGAAATAAGTCAAATGTTGGAG CAACCTACTTTATGACCTATCATACGATACTGAAGACCAGCGCTGATTACATCAAAGCTTTGAAGGAAGCCAGGGCCATAGGAGATAACATCACAAAAACAATGCAGTTAACACAATCCAACAGTAGTGTTTACCCGTATAG tgtTTTCTATGTATACTATGAACAGTACCTGACGGTAGTTGATGACACAATACTAAATCTAGGACTATGTCTGGTGGCCATCTTTGTTGTCACTTTCATTCTTCTgggatttgattttatttctgCATTGTTAGTAGTCCTGACTGTTCTCATGATTGTGATAGATATATGTGGAATGATGTATCTATGGGATATTGACCTCAATGCTATAACACTTGTCAATCTTGTTATG GCTGTTGGTATAGCTGTAGAGTTTTGTGCTCACATTGTAAGAGCTTTTGCTATCAGTCTGAAACCAAACAGAATAAAACGAGCTGAAGAGGCTCTGGCTAATATGGGGAGTTCG GTATTTAGTGGAATAACATTAACTAAATTAGGAGGAATTATAGTGTTAGCATTTGCCAAGTCCCAGTTATTCCAAGTATTTTACTTCAGAATGTATTTAGGAATGGTAGTATTTGGTGCTTCACATGGTCTTATTTTCTTACCAGTGTTACTTAGTTATGTAG GTCCACCATTAAACAAAGCCAAACTATATGAGGAACAACAAAAGAATAAATCACAATTCATAGATTCCAGTGGCAAAGAATACGACGAACCAGCAATTCACTCGTCACAACAACATTTAGTGTCAGACAATCCCCCTGACTACCGGACAGTGACAGGAAATAACACTAGAAACAATGGACATAATCCATATGAAAATGGTGGATATAAACATACAGAAGTTGATAATCATATGATTCCCTCTACCAGATTATAA